In Akkermansia muciniphila, one DNA window encodes the following:
- the tig gene encoding trigger factor, producing MEINVDIQPDCTATLKASIPAETTSARRASIVDSYAAKAKLPGFRPGKTPKSIIEKRFKKEIEEELLDTLFETACSAALEENPKLKVLNFGKPEHSLDDQGNYAATSTMTVVPEFELPEYKGIEVKVPSSEVTEADVEEALNSLAEQIAEFTPVDRAAKKDDVAIIDFKTTLDGKPVAEAVGKPVGFLEGRDGQWMKVEDDQFLPGFASALEGLNAGDSKDITVTIPDTFPITELRGKKLVFHATVKEVREKQLPVMDDAFAEKVLPGKNLEELKTALKENLAQRKAMQIDEAKADQITEKLADMLDFNLPEAVVEREVYGILQQKMQQAMYSGNAPADMDKFVEEAREEARQEAKRNLKVFFMLQEVAQVEKIAVTEMELYNEVARQARQQKKNLKSYIRELQREGRVHGIRMSLLTAKVLDFLTKEAKVTVDEQ from the coding sequence ATGGAAATCAACGTTGATATTCAACCGGACTGCACAGCCACGCTGAAAGCTTCCATCCCCGCAGAAACCACGTCTGCGCGCCGCGCCTCCATTGTGGATTCCTACGCCGCCAAAGCCAAGCTTCCCGGCTTCCGCCCCGGCAAAACCCCCAAGTCCATCATTGAAAAGCGCTTCAAGAAAGAAATTGAAGAAGAACTGCTGGATACCCTTTTTGAAACGGCCTGCTCCGCCGCTCTGGAAGAAAACCCCAAATTGAAAGTGCTCAACTTTGGAAAGCCGGAACATTCCCTGGATGACCAGGGCAACTACGCCGCTACCAGCACGATGACCGTGGTTCCCGAATTTGAATTGCCGGAATACAAAGGCATCGAAGTCAAGGTCCCCTCTTCCGAAGTAACGGAAGCAGACGTAGAGGAAGCGCTGAACTCCCTGGCTGAACAAATCGCGGAATTCACCCCCGTGGACCGCGCCGCCAAAAAAGACGACGTAGCGATCATCGACTTCAAAACCACGTTGGACGGCAAGCCCGTAGCGGAAGCCGTAGGCAAACCCGTAGGCTTCCTGGAAGGCCGCGACGGCCAGTGGATGAAGGTGGAAGACGATCAATTCCTGCCCGGCTTCGCCTCTGCCCTGGAAGGCCTGAATGCCGGTGACAGCAAGGATATCACCGTCACCATTCCGGATACCTTCCCAATTACGGAACTGCGCGGCAAGAAACTCGTCTTCCATGCCACGGTGAAAGAAGTACGTGAAAAACAGCTTCCGGTCATGGATGACGCCTTTGCGGAAAAAGTGCTTCCCGGCAAAAACCTGGAAGAATTGAAAACCGCCCTGAAGGAAAACCTGGCCCAGCGCAAAGCCATGCAAATTGATGAAGCCAAGGCCGATCAGATCACGGAAAAGCTGGCGGACATGCTTGACTTCAATCTTCCGGAAGCCGTCGTAGAACGCGAAGTGTACGGCATCCTCCAGCAGAAAATGCAGCAGGCCATGTACAGCGGAAACGCCCCGGCGGACATGGATAAATTTGTTGAGGAAGCCCGGGAAGAAGCCAGACAGGAGGCCAAGCGCAACCTCAAGGTCTTCTTCATGCTTCAGGAAGTGGCCCAGGTGGAAAAAATTGCCGTCACGGAAATGGAGCTTTACAACGAAGTGGCCCGCCAGGCCCGCCAGCAGAAAAAGAACCTCAAATCCTACATCCGCGAACTCCAGCGCGAAGGCCGCGTGCATGGCATCAGAATGAGCCTGCTGACAGCCAAGGTTCTGGACTTCCTGACAAAAGAGGCCAAAGTAACGGTAGACGAGCAGTAA
- a CDS encoding TetR/AcrR family transcriptional regulator produces the protein MPKRKSTREHLLNTGAMIVAESGLRALTVRGLSLRAGTNTGSFVYHFGNREAFLTELLERWYEPLFTGIRTHANIHLPAFEKLEAILGDVMEFLLRHGQFIAQLVLDALAGERAAIRFISGIHTRHPLVLLETIREAQQEGSVLMGDPMNILVYLACCGGAPFILSGQLQVHDPKAARPVLDLLGSLLNDPESARQRMTWALRGVRQV, from the coding sequence ATGCCCAAACGGAAATCCACCAGAGAGCACCTGCTCAATACGGGCGCCATGATCGTCGCGGAATCCGGGCTGCGCGCCCTCACCGTTCGCGGTCTGTCCCTTCGGGCCGGCACCAATACAGGAAGCTTTGTCTATCACTTCGGCAACCGGGAAGCTTTTCTGACCGAGCTTCTGGAACGCTGGTACGAACCTCTGTTCACCGGAATCAGAACCCACGCCAACATTCATCTTCCGGCCTTTGAAAAATTGGAAGCCATCCTGGGTGACGTCATGGAATTCCTGTTGCGTCACGGCCAGTTCATCGCCCAGCTGGTGCTGGATGCCCTGGCTGGGGAACGGGCAGCCATCCGTTTCATTTCAGGAATCCATACGCGCCATCCCCTCGTGCTGCTGGAAACCATACGGGAAGCCCAGCAGGAGGGATCCGTACTCATGGGAGACCCCATGAACATCCTCGTTTACCTTGCCTGCTGCGGAGGAGCCCCCTTTATTCTTTCCGGACAACTCCAAGTGCACGACCCGAAAGCGGCACGGCCCGTTCTCGATTTGCTGGGGTCTCTCCTCAATGACCCGGAAAGCGCCAGGCAACGCATGACCTGGGCGCTCCGCGGCGTCCGGCAGGTTTGA
- the bamA gene encoding outer membrane protein assembly factor BamA, with protein MAQDETSLNRGGYGSVMTPEQVMRELGPGTGLLPGDQAYEGRPVKSVSVRYRSTGKTVSEDRLKNLLATQPGTSYSPEVVNKDLERLLESGLVGGNTTVAVEPSGDGVSVVFEMAAQNLLGGVGFRGNTAFDNRDLSEECGLKGGEALSDKALSSAIAKLRTYYQEARYPDVRVSYFYQKTERPGFVDVVFDINEGKKANIIKIDFVGNEHISAKDLRQVMKTKEKGWLTWITKSGRIDREQVEDDLAELVTYYRNKGYLRVKLDKVEYFDAGKGNEQKLIMKITLTEGRRYKVNQVAFGPTKVFTAQELIPGLSMYNGDTYSAQKVADDVTMIRRYYGSRGYADASVRPDIQEVGVDPKTGYGQINIVYHVTEGNPYRVGNIRLTGNNRTKDYVIRQELPLQSNDPMNAVDLDTAQKRLQNLNYFDMVDVAQVGSTRPGYRDINIEVAEKRTGSLNIGVAFSSIESVYLFAGITQSNFDMYDWSSFVGGGQRFAINARVGFETQDASISWVDPWFLHRKLAFGTEIFYSNSSYFSDYYDQQNYGFAISLRKPIGELDYVKLEYRLEQYRIDAEGNAPIFFWQQDGDYLRSHVELSYTIDTRDAQIFPRKGGKFEVLAGYSGLGGDVHTYNFGVNGSYYWNLRGDTIFSINAGAATVDSYGSHDVPIFERLYLGGPYNMRGFRFRDVAPYDPALSGDETMGGRSSFFCQFEYSIPVIEEVRIAVFYDIGFVNGDSFDFSTSKIVSDYGIGLRLNLPIGPLAVDYAIPIQKNNAIDRGGQFQFYLNYSY; from the coding sequence TTGGCCCAGGATGAAACTTCCCTTAACAGAGGCGGCTATGGTTCCGTGATGACTCCGGAACAGGTAATGCGGGAACTGGGGCCGGGCACGGGGCTTCTTCCCGGCGACCAGGCGTATGAGGGGCGGCCTGTGAAAAGCGTTTCCGTGCGGTACAGAAGCACCGGCAAGACCGTGTCCGAAGACCGTCTGAAAAATTTGCTGGCTACGCAGCCGGGCACCAGTTATTCCCCGGAAGTGGTTAACAAGGACTTGGAACGGCTGTTGGAAAGCGGTCTGGTAGGCGGCAATACAACGGTGGCCGTGGAGCCTTCCGGCGACGGCGTGTCGGTGGTGTTTGAAATGGCTGCCCAGAATCTGCTGGGCGGCGTGGGGTTCCGCGGCAATACCGCGTTTGACAACAGGGACCTCTCCGAGGAATGCGGGCTGAAGGGGGGGGAAGCTCTCAGCGATAAGGCCCTGAGCAGCGCTATTGCCAAGCTGCGCACTTACTATCAGGAAGCCCGGTATCCGGATGTACGCGTTTCCTATTTTTACCAGAAAACGGAACGGCCCGGCTTTGTGGATGTGGTCTTCGACATCAACGAAGGGAAAAAGGCCAATATTATCAAGATTGACTTTGTGGGCAATGAACACATCAGCGCCAAGGATCTCCGACAGGTGATGAAAACCAAGGAGAAGGGCTGGCTGACCTGGATTACCAAGTCCGGACGCATTGACCGTGAGCAGGTAGAGGACGATCTGGCGGAATTGGTGACTTATTACCGCAATAAAGGTTATTTGCGCGTCAAGCTGGACAAGGTGGAATATTTCGACGCCGGCAAGGGCAATGAGCAAAAGCTGATCATGAAAATTACCCTTACCGAGGGGCGCCGTTACAAGGTTAACCAGGTTGCCTTCGGTCCCACCAAGGTGTTTACGGCCCAGGAACTGATTCCCGGCCTGAGCATGTATAACGGGGATACCTATTCCGCCCAGAAAGTGGCCGACGACGTGACGATGATCCGCCGTTATTACGGTTCCCGGGGGTATGCGGACGCCTCCGTGCGTCCGGACATTCAGGAAGTGGGCGTTGATCCCAAAACAGGGTACGGTCAGATCAACATCGTGTACCATGTGACGGAAGGCAATCCCTACCGCGTAGGCAACATCCGCCTGACCGGGAATAACCGCACAAAGGATTACGTTATCCGCCAGGAACTTCCCCTCCAGTCCAATGACCCCATGAACGCCGTGGATCTAGATACCGCCCAGAAGCGTCTCCAGAACCTGAACTATTTTGACATGGTGGACGTGGCCCAGGTGGGGTCCACGCGGCCCGGCTACCGTGATATCAATATCGAGGTGGCGGAAAAACGTACGGGGTCCCTGAATATCGGCGTGGCATTTTCCTCTATTGAAAGCGTTTATCTGTTCGCTGGCATCACCCAGTCCAACTTTGACATGTATGACTGGTCCTCTTTCGTGGGCGGCGGCCAGCGTTTCGCGATTAACGCCCGCGTCGGTTTTGAAACGCAGGATGCCAGCATCTCCTGGGTGGATCCGTGGTTCCTGCACCGCAAACTGGCCTTCGGGACGGAAATTTTTTACAGCAATTCCTCATATTTTTCCGATTATTACGACCAGCAGAACTATGGCTTTGCCATTTCCCTCCGCAAACCGATCGGGGAGTTGGATTACGTGAAGCTGGAATACCGTCTGGAACAGTACCGTATTGACGCCGAGGGGAACGCCCCTATCTTCTTCTGGCAACAGGACGGGGATTACCTGCGCAGCCATGTGGAGCTTTCCTACACCATTGATACCCGAGACGCGCAGATCTTCCCCCGCAAGGGAGGCAAATTTGAAGTACTGGCCGGTTATTCCGGCCTGGGCGGCGATGTGCATACATACAACTTCGGCGTGAACGGCTCCTATTACTGGAATTTGCGCGGAGACACCATTTTCAGCATCAATGCCGGTGCGGCTACCGTGGATTCCTATGGTAGCCACGATGTACCCATTTTTGAGCGCCTCTACCTCGGCGGGCCATACAACATGCGCGGTTTCCGTTTCCGGGACGTGGCGCCGTACGATCCCGCCCTGAGCGGTGATGAAACGATGGGCGGCCGTTCCTCCTTCTTCTGCCAGTTTGAATATTCCATTCCCGTGATTGAAGAAGTGCGCATCGCGGTGTTTTATGACATCGGCTTTGTCAACGGGGACTCCTTTGACTTCAGCACGTCCAAAATAGTTTCCGACTACGGGATCGGCCTGCGCTTGAACCTGCCCATCGGCCCGCTGGCAGTGGACTATGCCATTCCGATTCAGAAGAACAACGCCATTGACCGCGGGGGCCAATTCCAGTTCTATCTTAATTATTCCTATTAA
- the metF gene encoding methylenetetrahydrofolate reductase [NAD(P)H], whose amino-acid sequence MHLRERLQSGAGPSLSFEFFPPKNEQAASALYQTIRELEPYRPSFVSVTYGAGGSTRELTREVVLRIQHESRIPTVPHLTCVGHSREEVWNILDQYARAGVRAVLALRGDPPRGAEDYNRDADAFRHAADLVAFIRGYNESGRHPDPEGFAIGVAGFPEGHPATPNRLREMDFLKAKVDAGADYICTQLFFDNHSFLDYRERCLLAGIKVPILAGIMPVTSLSGMNRMAELSGGTCFPARLLKALKRAGSNPDAIQEVGIQYASSQCAELLDSDVDGIHFYTLNQSRATREIYRNLGLKDSLQLLEHGEDK is encoded by the coding sequence GTGCACCTGAGAGAAAGATTGCAATCGGGAGCCGGTCCCAGCCTGTCCTTTGAATTTTTCCCGCCCAAAAACGAGCAGGCTGCGTCGGCCTTGTACCAGACCATTCGTGAACTGGAGCCTTACCGCCCCAGCTTCGTCAGCGTGACGTACGGCGCAGGAGGCTCCACCCGCGAGCTTACCCGTGAAGTGGTGCTGCGCATCCAGCATGAATCCCGTATTCCTACGGTACCCCACCTCACCTGCGTAGGCCATAGCCGGGAGGAGGTATGGAATATTCTGGATCAATACGCCCGGGCAGGAGTGCGGGCCGTTCTTGCACTCCGGGGAGACCCTCCCCGGGGAGCGGAGGATTACAACCGTGATGCGGATGCTTTCCGCCATGCGGCGGATCTGGTGGCTTTCATCCGTGGGTATAATGAATCCGGCCGCCATCCGGATCCGGAGGGATTCGCCATAGGCGTGGCCGGTTTCCCGGAAGGTCATCCGGCTACTCCCAACCGCTTGCGCGAGATGGATTTCCTGAAAGCCAAAGTAGATGCCGGCGCGGATTATATCTGTACCCAGCTGTTTTTTGACAATCATTCTTTTCTGGATTACCGGGAACGCTGTCTGCTGGCCGGCATCAAGGTGCCCATCCTGGCGGGAATCATGCCTGTGACCAGCCTGTCCGGCATGAACCGCATGGCAGAGCTTTCCGGAGGCACCTGTTTCCCGGCCAGGCTGCTCAAGGCGCTGAAGCGTGCGGGTTCCAATCCGGACGCTATTCAGGAGGTAGGCATTCAGTACGCCTCCAGCCAGTGCGCCGAGCTGCTGGATTCCGACGTGGACGGCATTCATTTTTATACGCTTAACCAGAGCCGGGCTACGCGGGAAATCTACAGGAATCTGGGCCTGAAGGATTCCCTCCAGCTTCTGGAACATGGCGAAGATAAGTAA
- a CDS encoding tetratricopeptide repeat protein, whose amino-acid sequence MDIKDIKRAMDNMPMGDGSAFAEISVGPSRHEQFLDEHYGKVALVVLLCVLGAAGWIIYNGVQDSMERKAGAALVAAMPESPATGEISLNEQGLQQVVADFDSSRAAVTASYLQAVALWNAGKEDEGVAKMKAFIDSAPTEEWKAQASVTLACRLMNRGKANEAEGLFRSVVDAGDPTFSGFATMCLGDIARAKKDNAAAGAFYRELAEKFPSSAFVLQSGGYLLRKSLFDIQSPVRIEPVVEQK is encoded by the coding sequence ATGGATATCAAGGATATTAAACGGGCCATGGACAATATGCCGATGGGCGACGGAAGCGCGTTTGCGGAGATTTCCGTCGGTCCGTCCAGGCACGAACAGTTTTTGGATGAACATTACGGCAAGGTTGCGCTGGTTGTATTGCTATGCGTCCTTGGAGCCGCCGGATGGATTATTTATAATGGCGTACAGGACTCCATGGAAAGAAAGGCTGGCGCCGCTCTGGTGGCCGCTATGCCGGAATCCCCGGCAACCGGGGAAATTTCCCTGAACGAACAGGGGCTTCAGCAGGTGGTAGCTGATTTTGACAGTTCCCGCGCCGCCGTCACCGCCTCTTATCTTCAGGCCGTTGCCCTGTGGAACGCCGGCAAGGAGGATGAAGGCGTGGCCAAAATGAAAGCTTTTATTGATTCCGCTCCCACGGAGGAATGGAAAGCCCAGGCGTCCGTTACCCTGGCATGCCGCCTGATGAACCGGGGGAAAGCGAATGAGGCGGAAGGGCTGTTCCGTTCCGTGGTGGATGCTGGAGATCCCACTTTCTCCGGCTTTGCCACCATGTGCCTGGGGGACATTGCCCGGGCTAAGAAAGACAATGCCGCCGCAGGCGCTTTTTACCGTGAACTGGCGGAAAAATTCCCGTCCAGTGCATTTGTCCTGCAAAGCGGAGGCTACCTGTTGCGCAAGAGCCTGTTTGATATTCAGAGCCCCGTTCGTATTGAGCCTGTGGTAGAACAGAAATAA
- a CDS encoding ATP-dependent Clp protease proteolytic subunit — protein sequence MFQDQSSKSSPANSYYVPMVVEQDGRGERAFDIYSRLLKDRVIFIGSAIDDDVANSVIAQLLFLQMADPKKDIHVYINSPGGSVTAGLAIYDTMQFVSCDVNTYCLGIAASMGSVLLAAGTPGKRFCLPNSHVMIHQVSGGAQGTASDVERTIGFMFNLKKRLNGILAKHTGKTEKQIEKDADRDNYMTAEEAVAYGLVDKVLTHHSDDQDDKKKARA from the coding sequence ATGTTTCAAGACCAATCTTCCAAATCAAGTCCCGCAAACTCCTACTATGTGCCCATGGTGGTGGAGCAGGACGGCCGCGGCGAACGCGCTTTTGACATTTACTCCCGCCTCCTGAAAGACCGCGTTATCTTCATCGGCTCCGCTATTGACGACGACGTGGCGAATTCCGTCATTGCCCAGCTCCTGTTCCTTCAGATGGCTGATCCGAAAAAGGACATCCACGTTTACATCAACTCCCCCGGAGGATCCGTCACGGCGGGTCTCGCGATTTACGACACGATGCAATTCGTCTCCTGCGACGTAAACACGTATTGCCTGGGCATAGCGGCCTCCATGGGCTCCGTGCTTCTGGCCGCGGGAACTCCCGGCAAACGCTTCTGCCTGCCGAACTCCCATGTAATGATTCACCAGGTTTCCGGCGGCGCCCAGGGCACCGCTTCAGATGTGGAACGCACCATCGGCTTCATGTTCAACCTCAAAAAACGTCTCAACGGCATTCTGGCCAAACACACCGGCAAAACCGAAAAGCAGATTGAAAAGGATGCCGACCGCGACAACTACATGACTGCTGAGGAAGCCGTGGCCTACGGCCTGGTGGATAAAGTTCTGACGCACCATTCCGACGACCAGGACGACAAGAAAAAAGCCAGGGCCTGA
- a CDS encoding efflux RND transporter permease subunit has product MNFLISFCLNNRITVILLTIALAIISIFVVKNIPVDVFPELKVPRVTIQTEAPGLTAEEVEQYITIPIESAMNGTAGVKGVRSSSGSGLSFVWVDFDWDKDIYQARQIVTERLGAVRESLPEGTSPELAPIVSITGEIMLIALTGDKDTSKLDMRQLAEYKLRTRLLAIPGVGQVTVLGGRLPEYQVIYDPNKLKLAGVDLSSLKTAVQESQSSVPAGYLEDVAGQELPIQQDTRTANIEQLNRALVPDHASGILRLQDVAEVKIDGAPRRGDAGFMGEDAVVLSVQKVPGANTLALTQAVDAAVREFSQSQLPKGMKLHTTAYRQADFIEMSLDNGTETLLIAGAVVMIVIFLTLLNLRTAIITLISMPLSILFGMMMFPVFGLAINIMTLGGLAVAVGDVVDNAIIFVEIAWRHLNRNAALPKDKRKSKYEVLMNAKSEIVGSISFSSVIILLVFTPVLFLSGLEGQFFRPLGISYMLALLSSLIVAVTITPVLCYIWFRKSKNAVTLESGDSLSSRLIKRIYTPILEFCLRFSKTVCAIMAAITLLALWLGSTFGTSFLPPFNEDCYTVFVSTVPGTSLDETERISRKVMKDIEQIPGVLSVTQRTGRAENDEHAEPVSASELLVRVDLKKDQKELRAAIKKCIDGIPGTSSMIGYPLAHRISSALSGSNSEIAINIYGTELPQLRLAARKAKEILENMPEVADARANREIMVDTIRVQYNQEALASYGLTMANAAEQVSTAMNGQKLGEVIKNQDHWNIVLRIDPRLKTSMEDVKNLELISPNKKTVRLDDVAQVYREEVSNLILRDNTMRKAMISCNPSPNSNLGDLAKACREQLDPVMNAMGCTVDYDGTIKARESASQRLYALGTIVMVLIVLLLSSALGSVRRAMLTLVNIPLCLVGGIVAVFLASPGTLASLFGEAYIPPILSVASIVGFVTVIGFAIRSGLILLNRYRALEHQGMEPAEAIREGSLERVVPIIMTSLTTVLGLLPLIWAIDQPGGELLGPLAVVQFGGLVTATILNLLIIPATAKLFSRWIASRRKELKATS; this is encoded by the coding sequence ATGAACTTTCTAATTTCATTCTGCCTGAATAACAGGATCACCGTGATTCTGCTGACGATTGCGCTGGCAATCATCAGCATCTTCGTGGTGAAAAATATTCCCGTGGACGTATTCCCGGAACTGAAGGTTCCGCGTGTCACCATCCAGACGGAAGCCCCCGGACTTACTGCGGAAGAAGTGGAACAGTACATCACCATTCCCATTGAATCCGCCATGAACGGGACCGCCGGGGTCAAGGGCGTCCGCTCCTCCTCCGGCAGCGGACTTTCCTTCGTATGGGTGGATTTCGACTGGGACAAAGATATCTACCAGGCCCGGCAGATTGTAACGGAACGCCTTGGAGCAGTCCGGGAATCCCTGCCGGAAGGAACATCCCCGGAACTGGCACCCATCGTCTCCATAACTGGGGAAATCATGCTCATCGCCCTGACGGGAGACAAGGACACCTCCAAGCTGGACATGCGGCAACTGGCGGAATACAAGTTGCGCACGCGCCTGCTGGCCATTCCCGGGGTGGGCCAGGTCACGGTGCTGGGCGGACGTCTGCCGGAATACCAGGTGATTTACGACCCCAATAAACTCAAACTGGCAGGGGTGGACCTTTCCAGCCTGAAAACGGCTGTTCAGGAATCCCAGTCCTCCGTCCCCGCAGGGTATCTGGAGGATGTGGCCGGGCAGGAACTCCCCATTCAGCAGGATACCCGCACCGCCAATATTGAACAGCTCAACCGCGCCCTGGTTCCGGATCATGCTTCCGGAATACTCCGGCTTCAGGATGTGGCGGAAGTCAAGATAGACGGTGCGCCGCGGCGGGGAGACGCCGGATTTATGGGGGAAGACGCTGTGGTGCTTTCCGTGCAGAAGGTGCCGGGAGCCAACACGCTGGCCCTGACGCAGGCCGTGGACGCAGCCGTCAGGGAATTCAGCCAAAGCCAGCTTCCCAAGGGAATGAAACTGCACACCACCGCCTATCGGCAGGCGGATTTCATAGAAATGTCCCTGGATAACGGCACGGAAACCCTCCTCATTGCCGGAGCGGTGGTCATGATCGTTATCTTCCTGACGCTGCTGAACCTGCGCACGGCCATCATCACGCTGATCTCCATGCCCCTGTCCATCCTGTTCGGAATGATGATGTTCCCCGTCTTCGGGCTGGCCATCAATATCATGACCCTGGGCGGCCTGGCCGTAGCCGTGGGAGACGTGGTGGACAACGCCATCATTTTCGTGGAAATAGCCTGGAGGCACCTGAACCGGAACGCCGCCCTGCCGAAGGATAAGCGCAAGAGCAAATATGAAGTGCTGATGAACGCCAAGAGCGAAATCGTAGGCTCCATTTCCTTCTCTTCCGTCATCATCCTGCTGGTATTCACTCCGGTGCTCTTCCTGTCCGGGCTGGAAGGCCAGTTTTTCCGGCCGCTGGGGATCTCCTACATGCTGGCCCTGCTTTCTTCCCTTATTGTAGCTGTCACCATCACTCCGGTACTCTGTTACATATGGTTCAGGAAAAGCAAAAACGCCGTTACTCTGGAAAGTGGGGACTCCCTCAGCTCCCGCCTCATTAAGCGCATTTATACCCCCATTCTGGAATTCTGCCTGCGCTTTTCCAAAACGGTCTGCGCCATCATGGCAGCCATTACGCTGCTGGCCCTGTGGCTGGGGTCCACATTCGGAACCAGTTTCCTGCCGCCGTTCAACGAGGATTGCTACACAGTATTCGTCAGCACGGTGCCGGGCACTTCCCTGGATGAAACGGAACGTATCTCCCGGAAAGTCATGAAAGACATTGAACAGATTCCGGGGGTTCTCAGCGTCACCCAGCGCACGGGCCGCGCGGAAAATGACGAACATGCAGAACCCGTCAGCGCCTCCGAACTGCTCGTGCGCGTGGACCTCAAGAAAGACCAGAAAGAATTGCGCGCCGCCATCAAAAAATGCATTGACGGCATTCCCGGCACCAGCTCCATGATCGGATATCCGCTGGCCCATCGCATCAGTTCCGCTTTATCCGGCTCCAACTCGGAAATCGCCATCAACATTTACGGGACGGAGCTGCCCCAGCTCCGCCTGGCCGCCCGGAAAGCCAAGGAAATTCTGGAGAACATGCCGGAAGTGGCGGATGCGCGCGCCAACCGGGAAATTATGGTGGATACTATCCGCGTGCAGTACAATCAGGAAGCCCTGGCTTCCTACGGCCTGACCATGGCGAATGCTGCGGAACAGGTTTCCACGGCCATGAACGGACAAAAACTGGGAGAAGTCATCAAAAACCAGGACCATTGGAACATTGTGCTGCGCATTGATCCCAGACTTAAAACGTCCATGGAAGACGTCAAAAACCTGGAACTTATTTCCCCTAACAAAAAAACCGTGCGCCTGGACGACGTGGCGCAGGTGTACCGGGAGGAAGTTTCCAACCTCATCCTGAGGGACAACACCATGCGGAAAGCCATGATTTCCTGCAATCCCTCCCCCAATTCCAACCTGGGAGACCTCGCGAAAGCCTGTCGGGAACAATTGGACCCGGTCATGAATGCCATGGGCTGTACCGTGGACTATGACGGCACTATCAAAGCGCGGGAATCCGCCTCACAACGGCTTTACGCCCTGGGCACCATCGTCATGGTGCTCATCGTTCTGCTTCTATCCTCCGCACTGGGAAGCGTCCGGCGCGCCATGCTGACCCTGGTGAACATACCGCTGTGCCTGGTGGGCGGCATCGTAGCCGTTTTCCTGGCCTCTCCCGGCACACTGGCCTCCCTGTTTGGGGAAGCCTATATCCCGCCCATTCTTTCCGTGGCTTCCATTGTGGGATTCGTGACCGTCATCGGCTTCGCCATCCGCAGCGGCCTGATTCTGCTCAACAGGTACCGGGCCCTGGAACATCAGGGAATGGAACCCGCGGAAGCCATACGGGAAGGTTCTCTGGAACGCGTGGTCCCCATCATCATGACTTCCCTGACTACCGTGCTGGGACTGCTCCCGCTGATCTGGGCCATTGACCAGCCCGGAGGCGAACTGCTCGGCCCTCTGGCCGTCGTCCAGTTCGGCGGGCTGGTGACGGCCACCATCCTGAACCTGCTCATCATTCCGGCCACAGCCAAACTCTTTTCCCGCTGGATTGCCTCCCGGCGGAAGGAATTGAAAGCCACCTCCTGA